The Aulosira sp. FACHB-615 genomic interval GCATTGGTCGTAGCAACCACAACTTCAGTTTGATAACTCTGGGACTGTAATTGTTCAAGACGTTGTGCTAAATTTGCTTTTTCTGCAATCACTTGAGTAAATTGTGGTGCATCTTGTGTATATATAGATGCTAAAAGTGCTTGTTTTACCTCCAGTTGAGCAATTTGCTGCGTCAAGTTTTTTACTAATACTTCATCAGTAGATTTTGATTCGATCTGTCTTGTAGCGATCGCACCAACAGATAATAAACTCACAGCACAAGCAATCAAAATTATCTGCTTTCGGTTCATAATTTTTGATATTGGTTAAAATGCTCTGCCTACACGACGCTAATCAACCACAATAAGTTTCTGCTAAAATCTCATATCAATTCACGAATAATTGAGAACTGTCAAAACTGAACAGGGTGCATGATGCAAGACGTAATTACTCACGCTACCCAGAAATAATTCCGCAAGTCCACTTTTAGCACAACGACCAATAACTATGACATCAATATGGCAATTTTTAGCCACTTCACAAATCATGCGACCAGGATCACCTAATTCTTGGGTAAATTCTGCGGCTATCCCTTTAGCGATCGCTTGATTGGTTAATAATGTTAAAAACTCAATACCTTGTTGCTTCAATTTTCCCCATTCTCCTAAATAATATTCTATATTCTGGCTCTGGGATGATGTATAAGTACTATGTATTTCTGTGGTTGAAGTATTGAGAAATTCATCATTTAAAGGAGAAATTACTTGCAGTATCATTAACTCAGCATTAGTTAAATTTGCTAATGATAAAGCTTGTTCAAAAACATGATGACCAATTTCTGTATTATGAACAGCTACTAAAATTTTCTTGAACATAGATTTAAAATTGTTTGTCATTGATTTCTTGGTTATTAAGTTGAAAAAGTATAGGTGTAGGTTAAGTGGAGGAACGGAACTCAACATTCACGCATACTTTGTTGGGTTACGCGATCGCTACACCCAACCTACTATTCTCTTAACTGAACCGTATTGGTTTATGAGGTTAAAAAAGCAAAAATTGTATAGGTATAGGTTGTTGAAAAAATCAAATATGATTGATGCTGATGATTTAAAAAAATAAAAATGGCAGAACTGTAGAAGTAGAGACGTTGTATGTAAAGTCTCTACTTCATGTGAGATTAGGCAGTGGGGAGAGTAGGAACAATATTATGAAATTCTGACAGCTACAGACTTCATTCTTGTTCTTCCGCCTTGGCAATTTCTAACAATGTCTTGAGTACCGAGTCAGGGTTGAGACTGATAGAATCAATTCCCTGTTCAACTAAGAAGCGGGCAAATTCTGGATAGTCGCTTGGTGCTTGACCACAAATCCCAATTTTGCGACCATATTTTTTCACAGTGGCGATCGCATTAACAATAGTTCTCTTCACTGCTTCATCCCGTTCATCAAATAAATGGGCGACTAATTCCGAATCTCGATCAAGTCCCAAGGTCAATTGCGTTAAATCGTTGGAACCAATGGAGAAGCCATCAAAGATTTCACTAAATTTATCTGCTAATAGAACGTTACTCGGTAATTCACACATCACATAAACTTGCAGTCCATTTTCCCCGCGCACTAAACCATGTTGTGCCATTTCTGCTAAAACGCGCTTTCCTTCTTGGGGAGTCCGACAGAAAGGAATCATCAGAATGACGTTAGTCAAACCCATTTCATCCCTTACCCGCTTCATCGCTTGACATTCTAGGGCGAAACCTTCACGGTAACGAGGATCGTAATAACGCGAAGCACCACGCCAACCAATCATCGGGTTTTCTTCTTTGGGTTCAAATTGCTTACCACCCAAGAGATTGGCGTATTCGTTACTCTTGAAATCTGATAGCCGCACAATCACAGGTTTCGGATAAAAAGCAGCTGCGATCGTGCCAATACCTTGGGCTAGTTTATCAACAAAGAATTTGGTTTTATCTTCGTATTGGGCAGTTAACTCAGTAATTTTGTATCTTGCCAATTCATCTTCTAACTGATCAAAATGAATCAAGGCCATTGGATGGGCTTTAATGTGGTTGTTAATAATAAATTCCATCCTGGCTAAACCTACACCATCATTCGGAATCGCAGTTAAACCCAAAGCCTCTTCAGGATTAGCCAAATTCATCATGATTTGTGTACGTGTGCGGGGC includes:
- a CDS encoding universal stress protein; this translates as MFKKILVAVHNTEIGHHVFEQALSLANLTNAELMILQVISPLNDEFLNTSTTEIHSTYTSSQSQNIEYYLGEWGKLKQQGIEFLTLLTNQAIAKGIAAEFTQELGDPGRMICEVAKNCHIDVIVIGRCAKSGLAELFLGSVSNYVLHHAPCSVLTVLNYS